The Gossypium arboreum isolate Shixiya-1 chromosome 2, ASM2569848v2, whole genome shotgun sequence region aggtacgcttcgcacccttttcttacatatttacgggccaacatcggcgatattacggtggcaaccctttaagtccgtagactcaaccgaattatttcattattcgcgcacctcaaatcgatagtcttgctcttgcaatttacaaccgcatcgtgcatggtcaaccaatccaaaccaagaataacgtcgaactcatcgaacggcaaaagcatcaagtccgcggaaaacaagaacctcggaacactaggggacttttcttgcacactttgttgacaagcacgtaatgaaccaagggtttgacaccgaattacaaactcgatgagactcaatgggcaaagtcttcttggatgctaaggtttcacatatatatgaatgagtagaaccggggtcaatcaaagcaatcacatttgtattgaaaagagtgaaagtaccggtaataacatccgagaggcagcatcctcgcgtgcgcgtatggcataagtcctagcagagcacgagcctcggatcgatggtagcatctctagatcctctcgaccgccattgacattgcccatatttctaggtggcctacctcggcgatggtagcaccgggtttgcactcgacatacattcattcatgcatcctcgggcaatccttcataaagtggtcggccgatccacacttatagcgagagcgatcacgaaaccaacagctcccgaatgccatttgccacaatgtggacactccgcctctctcggcgatcatttccaccaccggcgatcgaggtgactcgtgcggtcacggggtcgatcgcgtcctcgtctagaaaagcccgaaacgcctctagacggctcacatcatctcgaaatctcttgatgcttgttgaagagactttccgaggacctctttcgaattctccggttcccacatcagctttttgtttctcctttctaagctcttgactttacaagctcgctcgacaagtactacgaactctcgtatctcgaggatgccaacaaacatccttatatcatcattcagcccatcctcgaagcgttttacataatagccggacgaaatgcattctcgcgcgtctggctaagcctcacaaattttcgttcatagtcgatggcgacatcgaaccttgcttaagatcaaggaattccctccgcttttggtcgatgaatctcgatgatatacttttttgaacttcggtttgaaagaattcccaagtcacttgctctctaggcaccacaagtcgagtactccaccaatagtaggcggactcgcgtagcaaggagatggtacactttaagcactcatcgggtgtcaggatagctcatcaagcaccggatagtgttatctaaccaaaattcagctcgctcggcatcatcatcatccgtagccttaaattcagtggccccatgttttgaatcctatcgattggggcttacttgaccttatttggtcagtcacggaggtattgtaggtcttggggttgcatttgtcgggaatggaggttgtggaacagtagtgttagttcgaatgtattgattaaaccattcgttcatcacactataaaaggcttgcctagcctcgtcattaggattgctggccataggttgagagtccgccggtgctgtcccttgcgcgggagcaggcgccacactctccacatcatcagctatcgctcggttgggatcgggatccattgctataaacaaacacaaagtcaaattgtcagaaatcaccacactatcgattcatcatttaatggcatgtatagctagaccccaaacacatcacggtagtcctagaatcgactaaaccgtggctctgataccaataaaattgtaacaccccgaacccgagaccatcgccggtgtcggacacgaggggttagcaagccaagttcacttgttttgcccatccatttgacatttccagttaggctggaaaaactgcgtcactgtcgccttaaaaatcatatctcgagtttcaaaactcggaaactggtttcgtaaattttccctgaatttagactcatatatccatccatggatttatttctagaatttttggtcgggccaattggtacattttattagttaaagtcacccatgttacagggatcgactgctctgaccttcgcgcggtataacttgaatatctctctgtacagggctttaatgctggttccgtttgtttctaatgaaactagactcaaaatggaatctgtaaatataaggtatgtctcctaattctttctggataatttatagtaaatttttaaagttgcgacagggaacacagaaaccgttctggtcctgtctcacaatagctttaatatctcttaacatgtaactcctatgaccatttcgtttcttccatatgaaaatagactcatcaaggtttatttacatagcttattcactatttaattccaatcctacgaattttggtgatttttcacattcacgtcactgcagctggcagcatctgttttttttaggtaggtcttacctatttggtagtctccatgaaccaactagtcttgccatacataggttcatatatgatcattttaaccatgccaatggctgatcatgtgaccaacattcccatttccaagccatagccacatcatgacaccaaatatatatacatacaaaccacaattagtctaagtcgatacttcacttttacgagccattttcgtatggccgtacatatatacatcacaacatatttaaccaacaaggggtagtcctatacatgccatttcaagttcaaccaagaatttataccaaaatgggggcttgatagtgtggatgacttcgacttcaacgatcccgaatccgattgctatcgaacgaaatctagaaaactgagagccaaagcaacggttGTAAATGTGattttgtttaattattattaatgacCCATGACATTTTTGTAAATGTGATTCAAACATGTTGTGTGCAAGCAAATTTgattattttggttttgtttaaGGTTATTTTGTAACCAACGTAGCATCATGCATACCATTGTCTTTTGAGTTAGGTGTAAGGTGTTATATTTAGGGTTTGCACCTCCTTTATTCAGTTGAACAAGATTGAAAAGTAACTTTCCTCCTAATTGATATGGTGTTCCTCATGACTTCTTCAAGTTATTCTATTGTTTTTAGaacttttttgaaattttagaaaaaaatttgagtCTGCAAAATCTTCCTTTCAGAGAACTTTTAGATTTCTAAACTTGTAAATGTGTAAAATGGTTTTGAGGTGACcttttatatgaaatataaattatttatttaagtgATCTAGAATAtttaaactcttttatttattatttatctcatcataatttaattaattagagataaaatgataatttattATTGTCATTTAATTGTGAAACAATTTGTGTAATAACattaatatgtataaaatatcaaaataaagctTTGGTTGAGATGGCAAAAAAATTTGTAGATCTCGATGCCTTGCGTTCAAATAtgaacatatgaaaattttattattatttttattaaaatatttaaaaacaccaaaaatatttttgtaaGTGTATAACTTATTTCCAAATATAAAAAGGTAATATACTAATTTCTCAATTAAGTTGGTGcttgattgatttgtgatatcaATTTAGTCCGATATTTAAATAATAGTATGAATATATTCAAATCAATGGTAGTTTTAATAATATGTGATAAGCGGTCTTTTTAGGTATATGAGGTTTTTTAGGGTAAGTGGTATTTTTTATGTGGTGATATTTAAAAGAATGTTTTTTAGATAAAATATGtattctataaaaaattaaaatgtattttattacattatttattcctttattaaaattaatattttgaatcaTTTTAGTGTTAGTGTCACTGGATCAAGTAAATTAAACTTAGTCAAAAGCATTTAAatatatcatgtttattatattattttaatattagtttatatattataataaaatctcttttaaattTGGTGTCACAAATCAATTTGATATTAATTcagtaaaaaatattaaaaataaattttaagaaaataataaatattattataatgatGTTTTCGCCTTTTCttattttatatgaaatataaaaataaaacaactaaaacaTAAAATCTCTGGGAATCAAATCCGTAATTGGTATACATAATATTTTACTAATCCACctataatttaattatgaaatgaataatttataaaaatatttccaGTCGTATTGAGTGTGAtataatttaatatctattaaataTGTGgtgtttattttatgattttggcAGTCATGGCGAGCTTTATTCGAGTCTAATTGGGTGTGGACCTTGTAATTTCTTTCCGTGCACAATACTTTTTCCCTTAAAGGTTGGGCTTAAAATTTTCCACATACAAATATTTGTTGCCATTGCATGCTGTGGGCGATGAACATTGGGCCTGAAATTATGCTCCTTTGTTTTTGTTAATATTGAAAATAATGGTTCTGAGGTATTCATAGGAGAATTATATCATACTATGGTCGTTACAATAAGTTTTGGAATCAATTTTACAGCgttacaaattttcatttcaatccTTTGCTAATTTCGTGGATTAGGGTTCTAATCATGGCCCATTCAAAAGACAGAGAAGTGGTTAATGCTGAAAAGGAGAATCTAAAAACCATAGAGtaccatttatggatttaatctaaatttattttagtaaattaTGGTCTACCCAAAGGATCAAGATCTTCCCAACCTAATCTTAGACAGAAAATTGCTGTAAATGAAGAAGTAGTTTAAAAGTTAGAACCCAACTAACCTGGATCATGTGTAAGGACTAGGTTGGCTTATCAGAAAAGCCATGTATTCACTTGGATGGTCAACATCCCTACACCTCCTCCATCattacatataaattattttacattAACCAGAAGGTTCAGCTGAGTTATTATATGTGCCACGTTTACActtcatacatatatatttatgcaAATGCGGAGATTCTTTGTTGCATTTTCACAAACGCTAGAGTTCCAATTTCCTTTGTCTAGGCTTTACCCACTTTACTTTTTATTCTAATCCCCCCTTCAACAAAAGTCGTCTTAGAAAGTTTCATCCCCCTACTAACCCCCAGTTCATAATTACTAACAAAGTCGTTTCTTTTTCATTCTCATTATTACTACTTTTAACTAGGATATAACTTGTTTAGTCTTCCtcatataaaaaatcattttaattatCTATTTAATTTATTACTTCTTTAgcttttgttaattttattgacTGTCGTATATAAAGATGATAtgtcaatatttaattttttaaatttaaaaatattcaaaatatttttatttttaaataattttaatttttaacacttaaaaatatttttaaaatttttaatttattttaaaaattaattaaatattaatgtgtCATCTAAATATATACCATGCCagcaaaattttaaaaagaacattaattttcattcattttaagacaatttgataaaaagtataaatttaaaattaaaaaaattaaatttagaattaaaatattattttcataaAATTCAACCCAAATAACCCATCATGGTTTTAATCAACTAATACTTCATATTAAAACCCAATGTTGAGTGTTGGATGTATGTTTTAAAGCGTAGAATACAAGAAGAAATGGCCTTCTGaattaatttgaataaatttttgTTATACTAATCtacaaaataggccatttagggATTTGAGTGAGGTACAATGGACTAATCTTAAAATATTACTCCAATTTCCAAAATGATTTTTCCGCACCACTCAAACAATTCCTCTAAAAGCATAAAATTTGTGGGGGACGAAAAAAAGGAATAAATTCATGGCAGCTTGCCACGTGTACATAAAGTGGTGAATGATTATATGGACAGATTTATATGTGTAGCCAAAAGCAAGAGATGAAAATGATGTTTAGCAGATTCTTtagttttatattttgatttcCAACAGCTTTTCTTTTACTTCCAAATTTGCAATCCTCAATTTGTCTAATTGATTATATCCTTTTACATTTTTTGTTTGCCTTTATTCAAAGATAGTCATTGTCTAATttcttcttttctccatctctTTGTCTAGGAATATTTATATAAAGGGGGATTTAGAATTGCATTAGCGACACCCATTATAATCCAACCCCATCATTCCTTTGACCCTACCTTTTTATTTAGTCACACTTTTTGATGAATAATTAGTTTTTTCGTGTTATTTTATCTATTCACATTattagaatttaaaatcttatttaagaatatcaaattttatatatCCAATTTTCTGATtatgaaaacaaaaataaagggaatgaattgagaaaaaaaaaactaaaaaagaaaTTACATGGTGACAAAGGGATTGTTTGTTTTAGAATGGGATAGAGATTAAAACCCTTGTGATAAAAAGCAAAGCCAATTAGTTGGATAATTGAAGAGAGAGAAGATTCTTAGCTGATTCATGAATTTTAACCATAAATTATTGGCCTTCAAACACAGGGAATATTGTCTTAATCATTGTTGAGTGAGGATTATTATGTATTTAAACATTCAAAAGCTTAGTTGAATTAGATTATATAATTATCTCCAAGGCGGATATATAATAAGTTTGTGATAAaaaaaatgtaatatttattatACCAAAACAAGGTTAAATTATTCTGGTTAAAATTCAAACATGTGTCTGATTTTTCAGGTATAAAGTAACATTTggcaattttttaattttgattcctaaactttttttctaaattaatctCAAAATTTGACAGTTTTTCTTAATTTAGTTTCTAAACTTAGATTCCCTTAAGGTATGATGTTGTGGTATTTTAAGATTGTGTCAAATTGTTGCctgaaatttataatttataatttttaaatttttattttattttattttattttatattttatattttatataatttttaaaagaaatcaaTTAATGACATGACACAATTTTAACGGAAATTCAAGTTCAAGaactaaattgacaaaaattaTCAAGTTTTAAGACTAATTTAGACCTAACTaaatttagagactaaattaaaaaaaaaccaaattcaAGGACTAAATATTACTTTTATCTCTTTTTAACACCTCTTTCAACACAAAAGAAATATTTGTCAAACATGAAGAGGGAAAGTTTAATTGAAATAATTACTGAGATTAATTATTTAACtgttataaaaataaaagattaaattatgttaaattgtaaaatttaaatcATAAATTTAAATAGGTTGTCCTTTTTGAAAATAACTTGTTGATGCTTGGAATGTAGACAACATGTATAAATAAGTTGGTTAGACATTAGTGTACATATGGTTGCTAAAAATAACTTTGTTCTGATGTAGCTATGAAATTTATATCTTAATTTGATCTGACGTATTGTATGGCAATTCCAATATAGATTATATTAGAATCATAAGAAAGTTATAGCAAATAATCTTGTAACATTGAAATATTATTTTGTTTAAGTACAATTGGAACGTGAATACCAACACCTAATATCTTAATCACTGTATAAGTGAGATCATTAAGCATTAAGTCTCGGAGATGATAGAATTAAACAAGtaaaattaatctaaaattatAGATGATGAATTCAAGCTTTTGCCAACCAAATATACTAAAAAGTTAGCAAAAGCTGTAATTACAGCCAACAAATTCACCCACTACAAATAACACTTATATTTTCACGAAAGTGTTCACTACTTAATTATACActcagaaaaagaaaaaggggtttAGGCATGGTTGAAAAGCTCAAGTGGAAGTGATCTTTAGGCTTTTTCCATCTTATACTGCAACTTTCTTTTCACTTGATTCAAAGCCCCTGTTTCCATAAACATATATTTCCTATCAATTACCTTTGGAGatctcaattaaaaaaaaaaatttatggaaGAGGTCATCCAAAAGTGTAGCTAAAAGGGACATTAAAGAATTTAATTACCAGAAGAAGAAAAGGGTTTTTAGTGAGATCCCTGAATTGATTGTTTTATTTAGCACCtgcaaaattttttcaaaaatagggAATGAAAATGATTCAAAAGCAAAAGGGAGAAAGAAAAGCTCAAATTAAAGTGAAAGTGAGATATGGAATTACCTTTGCCATTGTCACACAGTTTTGATAAGAATGATAAAAAGAGTATGATCAAAGCAACTGCAGCAATGAGTCCAATTAGAATTGCCAGGGTCTTGTCAATCTCTTCATCATTGTTATTTGTATCTACAACATTCACAAACGTTTGAACCTATTACTCCAAAATCTGTGTAGAATAGAAATTGTTTACTTAACAATTACAACTCGAAAATCTATGACCTTTTTTCCCTAAGGAGGGGATGTTGGGTGGCATTGGATTCTTCTTTGATTTAATGGGGCATTAATTCAACAGTGGACCTCAATTTCATGCAAAATTGTACCAATTTGTTGTTCCCTatgccatatatatatgtatatatatatatatttcgaaattcaattaaatttaaaaacgAATTATCTCAAATTTTTAATCATTAGACTTTTACAGCTTCCAATTCCATTAAAGGGTAGATGGAAATAGCACTACattttataatgaaatgataTATACATTAAtgaatgaccaaaatgaaaaagTAATAGTAAGGTGTTTAGAACTATGACATATTCACAAGTAATAAGttgaaatatgttgtaaacatttgtattctttaaaattttgaatataatgTTTGTAGTTTTATTTATAGGAATTTAGTATTTATAATCTTTAGATTTAAAATTTAGATCTAACTAATACTATTAaatttttgattaattttatttgtgagacattttaaaattataaaatacttgtttgataataatataattaaaaaataatgtaattaatcagaatttaataaaaataatagttttAATAGttggatttaatttttaaatctaaaagaaaaaataaactcctaaaatatatatatagggactaaattttaaatttttgaatacTATATGaactaatgaaaattttaaccaTAAAGTTACTTTTAAGTTTTTGGTAAAAAAATATTTGAcatgaaaattagaaaagaaacacATAACCTCTATCTCACACAAgagagaaaaacaaagtttacaattTACAATATTTTGAATAATTTTGCAAATCACACAAAATATTAACCACCGCCAACACCACCACCAAAGGGGGCGGGAGATTGGTGATGGAGCTTACTGCTCACCTTTTTGGCCGTGGGAGTGGTCTCCACCTTCTGAGTACCGCGCGTAGCACTTGGCTAAGTACATGTCACCCCATTTGGCAGCCCCACAGTCGGTTTTGAGCCTTCCGATCGCGTCTGATAAGCAATCTTGGCACTCGCTCGGACTCAAATCCCCTACACACTGAGCTACACCTTGTACATCCCCTGAACCGCTTACCCGAAACGGCTTGTAGGTACCATCACTTGCTCCCAAGTAACCCAACACCGCATCACGCCGACCCAATGCTTCCGAGTAAGACGAAATCGACGGCCCACATTTTTTCACCACCACCGTCTTGTCCTCCACCCCCAGGAAAGTCGTGTTATCATATTTAACGAAACACCCTTCGAGTTGCAACACGCCACCCGTAGAGTCAAGGCAAAGAGTGCCGAGTTGACTGACGGCTTTCGCCACACAGCGGCCACAATCACCGCTGTTGAGGTTACCACGGCACTGGAATAGGCCGTAGACAGTGTCCTGATTGCTGGCTCCTGGAAGGGTAAAGTTACTGTAAGAGGTGTACATGGCTGAGTTGACCAGGGAAGTGAGTATGGAGTTGACGTTGGACTCATAAGGTGAGCCAGACGTGTATTTAAGCTGCGAACAGCCACCGAAAACGAAGGAATCGGTGGCTGAATCTGATGGTGTTATAAAGAAACACCATACAGCGAGAAGAAGAAGAAACAGCGACGTTATTTTCGTAGCTAAAGCCATGGGGGTGTGTGAGAAAAAGAAGGGTTTGAAAAAGAATATAGAAAGGGGAGTGAAGGATGGCTTAAAGAAGAGgctatcaaagcattaaaaactGATGGATGACACTGTTTTGTGTGAGAGAAAAGGAGAGGATTGTTGCTTTGAGGGGAATTTACGTAAGGAGGAAACTAGCTTCGTATTTTCACATGAATTTCCATATATGATTTTTTTCTCATATGTGGTTTTTATAATGATTATTAAATCATGTTTTTACCAACTGCTTTAACTAATCGAAGAATgcggacacttttttttttttaattactaaaGTAGATAAAAGGGTTTTGGTATCGTGTTAAAAAGTTTGCGACAAATCATTTCTAGTATTATTAACATTTTAAGAATGATTTACTATGGATACTTTTTGAGTTGATTAATGAGGGATTTACTATGGATACTTTTTGAGTTGATTAATGAGGagtaatgtaaaaaaaaaaatgttaggAGAAATTATATCGAAATGGGAGAATTTGTTCGACCCATTGTACCTTTCGGACATTAGGGGTTcaagacaatttttttttctttttcctttaaaagttgtagaaaatattattgatttattattatatttagtgTTTCCATAATTGGttgtttaaataaaaatttaataaaatgaatCATTTAACTAATGATATATAATCCAGAGttgaattaaatatattttttatttcagtaGTGTTAAATTGAAGATTTGACCAATTAAATCCAAAACAATAATTTGACTGCATTAAGCATAACAATAATAAGTGATAAATTATTGCAACTGAAAATTTTCGATACCCatgtaaattaaaatttgaaaaacgtGACAAGTCATCATATAGTAATAATATTACTAAGAATTAATTGCATGAATGAATATTTTTGGTATTTAATTAGTTGGAAAATGACATTAGTGAGAGATGAGGAGCGGTGGGGATTGAGAAAAGAAGTAATATAGTATAGGGTTTTGAGTGATGGTGAGGTTAAAAGTCAGATGTGGTTGTGGTTGAGGGACCGGTAAC contains the following coding sequences:
- the LOC108450292 gene encoding plasmodesmata-located protein 6-like; the protein is MALATKITSLFLLLLAVWCFFITPSDSATDSFVFGGCSQLKYTSGSPYESNVNSILTSLVNSAMYTSYSNFTLPGASNQDTVYGLFQCRGNLNSGDCGRCVAKAVSQLGTLCLDSTGGVLQLEGCFVKYDNTTFLGVEDKTVVVKKCGPSISSYSEALGRRDAVLGYLGASDGTYKPFRVSGSGDVQGVAQCVGDLSPSECQDCLSDAIGRLKTDCGAAKWGDMYLAKCYARYSEGGDHSHGQKDTNNNDEEIDKTLAILIGLIAAVALIILFLSFLSKLCDNGKGAK